Proteins encoded by one window of Desulfovibrio ferrophilus:
- a CDS encoding TrkH family potassium uptake protein — translation MRLFKHGSPSLMLIMGFALTIVVGTALLLLDACRAGGELSLVDALFTATSAVCVTGLAVVDTGSFFSSTGHVVLLGLIQLGGLGIMTYSSMVFLLWRQRVSLSDRLAVRQTLLHDPSFNMATFLRQVVLACLLLELLGAACLYLFDSESFPPFSALFHAVSAFCNAGFSLQGDSLVAWKDHAGINLTFMALIILGGLGFAVLLELAERIGRIRLRDRASLPARLSWHSRIVLTTSFMLIAGGALAIYLAEFSLHQGQFSHAEEFLASVFQSVTCRTAGFNTMNIGGLTNISLLVMMGLMFVGGSPGSCAGGVKTTTFRALLAFCLARLRGRRQSVVARRFALDEASMNDALTLIMFGMVIIGVAALVLSITEVGAVPHNQTRGLFLELLFECVSAFATVGLSTGVTPNLTVTGKLVITVLMFIGRLGPIVFISLLHDLQRTERFMWPEKRLPMG, via the coding sequence ATGAGGCTCTTCAAACACGGTTCCCCTTCTTTGATGCTCATTATGGGCTTTGCGCTGACCATTGTGGTCGGCACGGCCTTGCTCCTGCTTGATGCCTGCCGAGCAGGGGGAGAGTTGTCTCTGGTGGACGCCTTGTTCACCGCCACGTCCGCCGTGTGTGTCACCGGGCTTGCCGTGGTGGATACGGGGTCCTTTTTCTCTTCCACGGGGCATGTGGTGCTTCTGGGGCTCATTCAGCTGGGTGGCCTGGGCATCATGACCTATTCCAGCATGGTCTTTCTGCTCTGGCGGCAGCGTGTTTCGTTATCCGACCGGTTGGCCGTGCGCCAGACCTTGCTGCATGACCCGTCCTTCAACATGGCGACGTTTTTGCGACAGGTCGTTTTGGCCTGCTTGCTTCTGGAATTGTTGGGAGCAGCGTGTCTGTATCTGTTCGATTCCGAGTCCTTTCCCCCGTTCTCTGCGCTGTTCCATGCTGTTTCCGCCTTTTGCAACGCGGGTTTTTCCTTGCAGGGCGATAGCCTTGTGGCCTGGAAGGATCACGCCGGGATCAATCTGACCTTCATGGCTTTGATCATATTGGGTGGGCTTGGGTTTGCCGTGCTTTTGGAATTGGCCGAACGCATCGGCCGCATCCGCCTGCGGGATAGAGCTTCGCTTCCCGCCCGCTTGTCCTGGCACAGCCGCATCGTGCTGACCACGAGCTTCATGCTCATTGCGGGCGGGGCATTGGCAATCTATCTGGCTGAGTTTTCGTTGCATCAGGGCCAGTTCTCCCATGCCGAGGAGTTTTTGGCCTCGGTGTTCCAGTCCGTGACCTGCCGGACCGCCGGATTCAACACCATGAATATTGGTGGACTGACCAATATTTCCCTGCTGGTGATGATGGGCCTGATGTTTGTGGGCGGCTCGCCCGGTTCCTGTGCGGGCGGCGTCAAGACCACGACCTTCCGAGCCTTGCTGGCCTTTTGTCTGGCGCGCTTGCGCGGGCGCAGGCAGTCGGTCGTGGCACGTCGTTTTGCCCTGGATGAGGCCAGCATGAACGATGCCCTGACGCTGATCATGTTCGGCATGGTCATTATCGGTGTAGCCGCGCTGGTGCTGTCCATTACCGAAGTCGGGGCTGTGCCCCATAATCAGACACGTGGTTTGTTTCTGGAACTTTTGTTCGAATGCGTCAGCGCCTTCGCTACAGTGGGCCTGTCCACAGGAGTAACACCCAATCTGACCGTCACCGGCAAGCTGGTGATCACGGTGCTGATGTTCATTGGGCGTTTGGGGCCCATCGTATTTATTTCCCTGCTGCATGACCTGCAACGCACGGAGCGGTTTATGTGGCCTGAGAAGCGTCTCCCCATGGGGTAA
- a CDS encoding potassium channel family protein, with product MLNKLEIGVIGLGKFGFFVAQRLMELGHQVVGLDGNPDNVRRAQEALTQVYQGDATDKKVLEQLGFAEFNNVVVSVGSAMEASILICLHLKEIGVEKVWIKAISWEHEKVLRKIGADEVFFPERFGAHQVALQLTNPGLIEYMQFGQGVLMQKLTVDEWAGKALRDLDLTKKFRAQVVAVRKAGSPENDFTYLPSADDVLNKGDELVVIVQEEMLEKLKP from the coding sequence ATGTTGAATAAGCTTGAAATCGGTGTGATCGGTCTGGGGAAGTTCGGTTTCTTCGTGGCTCAGCGGTTGATGGAACTGGGGCATCAGGTGGTCGGTCTGGATGGTAATCCCGATAATGTGCGCCGCGCTCAGGAAGCATTGACCCAGGTCTATCAGGGCGATGCCACGGACAAGAAAGTTCTGGAACAGCTGGGATTCGCCGAGTTCAACAATGTCGTTGTCAGCGTCGGCTCCGCCATGGAGGCCAGCATCCTGATCTGCCTGCACCTCAAGGAAATTGGGGTGGAGAAGGTCTGGATCAAGGCCATTTCCTGGGAGCATGAAAAGGTGCTGCGCAAGATCGGTGCGGACGAGGTCTTTTTCCCGGAGCGCTTCGGAGCCCATCAGGTGGCCTTGCAGCTCACCAACCCCGGTCTCATCGAATACATGCAGTTCGGTCAGGGCGTACTGATGCAAAAGCTCACCGTGGACGAGTGGGCGGGCAAGGCATTACGCGATTTGGATTTGACCAAGAAATTTAGGGCGCAGGTCGTTGCCGTTCGCAAGGCAGGATCTCCCGAAAACGACTTTACCTATCTGCCCAGCGCGGATGACGTGCTGAATAAGGGCGATGAGTTGGTTGTTATTGTGCAGGAGGAGATGTTGGAGAAGCTCAAACCCTGA
- a CDS encoding menaquinone biosynthetic enzyme MqnA/MqnD family protein codes for MSNHTLRIGQISYLNVLPLYHHLKRIFPTTEAIEYIPGHPSEMNAMLAKGTLDAAPASAFEYLHDAEKYCLLPDLSITASHGPVKSVLLVSPTPLEDLPAWMQAHGNTISITKATASSVALLKVLWKYFWKLPEADWQDIEPGTGLDFERPFLEIGNHALRNYLNPPEGWQIIDLADEWMRHTGLPFVFAVWIVRRGLNERQMELLGDVHAALMHCKASCHESIDEIAELPGIKPWIDRNGVENYLSTLGYDLGPQEMASLALFGDYCTRLGLIEGMPGLSWAL; via the coding sequence ATGAGCAATCACACACTGCGCATCGGGCAGATCAGCTATCTGAACGTGCTGCCCCTCTACCATCATCTGAAGCGAATCTTCCCGACCACCGAAGCCATCGAGTACATTCCCGGGCATCCCTCGGAAATGAACGCCATGCTGGCCAAGGGCACATTGGATGCCGCCCCGGCCTCGGCTTTCGAGTATCTGCATGATGCCGAGAAATACTGCCTGCTGCCGGACCTTTCCATCACCGCCTCCCATGGCCCGGTCAAGAGTGTACTGCTGGTCAGCCCCACTCCACTGGAAGACCTGCCTGCCTGGATGCAAGCCCATGGCAACACCATCAGCATCACCAAGGCCACAGCCAGCTCCGTGGCGCTGCTCAAGGTGCTCTGGAAGTATTTCTGGAAGCTGCCCGAAGCTGACTGGCAGGACATCGAACCGGGCACCGGCCTGGATTTTGAGCGCCCTTTTCTGGAGATCGGCAACCATGCCCTTCGCAACTACCTGAACCCGCCAGAAGGCTGGCAGATCATTGATCTGGCCGACGAGTGGATGCGCCACACGGGACTGCCCTTCGTGTTTGCGGTGTGGATTGTACGGCGGGGACTGAATGAGAGGCAAATGGAGCTGCTGGGCGACGTTCACGCCGCTCTGATGCACTGCAAGGCGTCCTGCCACGAGTCCATCGACGAGATCGCTGAACTGCCGGGCATCAAACCCTGGATCGACCGGAACGGCGTGGAGAACTACCTCTCCACTCTGGGTTATGACCTTGGCCCGCAGGAAATGGCCTCTCTGGCGCTGTTCGGTGACTACTGCACCCGTCTGGGTCTTATCGAAGGAATGCCGGGTCTGAGTTGGGCATTGTAG
- a CDS encoding adenylate kinase: MNILIFGPNGSGKGTQGTLAKDKYGLDHIESGAIFRKHIGGGTELGMKAKEYINKGELVPDDITIPMVLDVLGESKNGWLLDGFPRSLVQAEKLWEALEKDGVALDYVIEIKLPRQIAKDRIMGRRLCENNPNHPNNIGIAVIAPDGDKCRVCGGALSSRDDDQDEEAINKRHDIYYDETTGTMAGCLFYKNMPGAKYKYIELDGEQGINEIKEYLMGQLV; the protein is encoded by the coding sequence GTGAATATTCTGATTTTCGGCCCCAACGGCTCCGGTAAAGGCACCCAGGGTACCCTGGCCAAAGACAAGTACGGTCTCGATCACATCGAGTCCGGCGCCATCTTCCGCAAGCACATCGGCGGCGGCACCGAGCTGGGCATGAAGGCCAAAGAATACATCAACAAGGGCGAGCTCGTCCCTGATGATATCACCATCCCCATGGTTCTGGACGTTCTTGGCGAGTCCAAGAATGGCTGGCTGCTCGACGGTTTCCCCCGCTCCCTGGTTCAGGCCGAGAAGCTGTGGGAAGCTCTGGAGAAAGACGGCGTTGCTCTTGATTACGTCATCGAGATCAAACTGCCCCGCCAGATCGCCAAGGACCGCATCATGGGTCGTCGCCTCTGCGAGAACAACCCCAATCACCCCAACAACATCGGTATCGCTGTAATCGCCCCCGACGGCGACAAGTGCCGCGTGTGCGGTGGTGCCCTGTCCTCCCGCGATGACGACCAGGACGAGGAAGCCATCAACAAGCGCCACGACATCTACTACGATGAGACCACCGGCACCATGGCTGGCTGCCTGTTCTACAAGAACATGCCCGGCGCCAAGTACAAGTACATCGAGCTCGACGGCGAACAGGGTATCAACGAGATCAAAGAATACTTGATGGGCCAGCTCGTCTAG
- the tilS gene encoding tRNA lysidine(34) synthetase TilS, with product MTVPNRLPRTLQEMPPTAAHFCLDVERFLREEPGLDLSGSTIVCAYSGGVDSAVLLTVLNALAPRLGCTVHAAHLDHGLRPESAAEAKHALAFCTALGVPGTARRVDVGARCPNGTGIEEAARKARYNFLTSVQAETGARFIAMGHHLNDLAEDVLMRLTRGSGWPQLGGMRCFDPERGLIRPLLMTPRADIEALARELSLPWVEDASNQDPAYQRNRMRHSLLPLFLKENPNFLQSVASLWRSSRQDREFFDAEVQKQLKTLADPTFLPRPHLTELPAALRLRLYKACLEALGPGQPLADSLNRLETAFTSGEGGKTIQFPGNKQAKVNARGIDFSIEPNAEG from the coding sequence ATGACCGTTCCCAATCGCCTGCCCCGCACCTTGCAGGAAATGCCCCCAACAGCGGCGCATTTCTGTCTGGATGTGGAGCGTTTTCTGCGCGAGGAACCGGGGTTGGACCTCTCCGGGAGCACAATCGTTTGCGCCTATTCCGGGGGGGTGGATTCCGCCGTTTTACTCACCGTTTTGAACGCCCTTGCCCCGCGTTTGGGATGTACCGTCCATGCCGCACATCTGGACCACGGGTTACGCCCCGAATCCGCAGCCGAAGCCAAACACGCTCTGGCTTTCTGCACAGCCTTGGGTGTGCCCGGCACCGCCCGGCGTGTGGATGTCGGCGCGAGGTGCCCAAACGGCACAGGGATTGAGGAAGCCGCCCGCAAAGCCCGCTATAATTTTCTGACAAGCGTACAGGCCGAGACAGGTGCCCGTTTCATCGCCATGGGGCACCACCTCAATGATCTGGCCGAAGACGTACTCATGCGCCTGACTCGCGGTTCTGGCTGGCCCCAACTCGGCGGCATGCGTTGTTTCGATCCAGAACGAGGCCTAATCCGCCCTCTACTCATGACCCCACGCGCCGATATCGAAGCCCTTGCCCGCGAACTCTCCCTGCCGTGGGTCGAAGACGCCTCCAATCAGGACCCAGCCTATCAGCGCAACCGCATGAGGCACTCTCTGCTGCCATTATTCCTCAAGGAAAACCCTAATTTCCTGCAATCCGTCGCCAGCCTGTGGCGCAGCTCTCGCCAGGACCGCGAATTCTTTGATGCAGAGGTTCAAAAACAACTAAAGACTCTGGCTGACCCCACTTTCCTTCCCCGCCCGCACCTCACCGAACTGCCCGCAGCCCTGCGCCTGCGCCTGTACAAGGCCTGCCTGGAAGCCCTTGGTCCCGGCCAACCTCTGGCCGACAGCCTGAATCGCCTGGAAACGGCCTTCACCAGCGGCGAAGGGGGCAAAACAATCCAATTCCCAGGCAATAAGCAGGCAAAGGTCAATGCCCGGGGAATTGATTTTTCAATTGAACCCAATGCAGAGGGTTAA
- the hemA gene encoding glutamyl-tRNA reductase, producing MDQTLYLIGLNHKTAGVEIRESYALTDCDPRAQGLVTDTGPISEAVLLSTCNRVEIMAVADQGTPPEVILEFWAKACGGSVGTLAPHVYIHQGLDAVNHVFTVASSLDSMVMGEPQILGQLKDAYRNSVEHNTSRVVLNRLLHKAFTVGKRVRTETAIASSAVSISYAAVELAKKIFGDMGDNTALLIGAGEMAELAAMHLVNAGIKEVLVSNRTFTRAEELAGRFNGRAIHFNELMRRLPEADIIISSTGATEAIIHAKDIKPVLKARKNRPMFFIDIAVPRDIDPDVNALDNVYLYDIDDLKEVVEENLAQRREEAVKAEAIIESETAQFALWLESLDLKPTIVDLLEQGEDIGRRELAKTLKRLGPDLPPETEEALETLVTSLVHKLYHEPINFLKRRTQEEGKAGRFIDSTRRMFNLDHEQIPTDAHARRKNVVPLRRDCTLPPDGGDASDSEENNG from the coding sequence ATGGATCAGACACTTTATCTCATCGGACTCAATCACAAGACCGCGGGCGTAGAAATCCGCGAGTCTTATGCTCTGACGGACTGTGACCCTCGGGCGCAGGGACTCGTGACAGACACCGGCCCGATCTCTGAAGCCGTGCTGCTCTCCACCTGCAACCGTGTGGAAATCATGGCTGTGGCCGACCAAGGCACCCCCCCCGAGGTCATCCTCGAATTCTGGGCCAAGGCCTGCGGCGGCAGCGTGGGCACTCTTGCGCCCCACGTCTATATCCACCAGGGTCTGGACGCCGTGAACCACGTCTTCACCGTGGCTTCCAGCCTGGATTCCATGGTCATGGGCGAGCCGCAAATCCTGGGTCAGCTGAAGGATGCCTACCGCAATTCAGTAGAGCACAACACCTCACGCGTGGTCCTGAACCGCCTGCTGCACAAGGCCTTTACCGTCGGCAAGCGTGTACGCACAGAAACCGCCATTGCTTCATCGGCGGTCTCCATCAGCTACGCAGCCGTGGAACTGGCCAAAAAAATCTTTGGTGACATGGGCGACAACACCGCCCTGCTCATCGGTGCTGGCGAAATGGCCGAGCTAGCCGCCATGCATCTGGTCAATGCAGGAATCAAGGAAGTGCTGGTCTCCAACCGAACCTTCACCCGGGCCGAGGAACTGGCCGGGCGGTTCAATGGCCGGGCCATCCACTTCAACGAACTCATGCGCCGCCTGCCCGAAGCCGACATCATCATTTCGTCCACGGGTGCCACCGAGGCCATCATCCATGCCAAGGACATCAAGCCCGTCCTGAAGGCACGCAAGAACCGGCCCATGTTCTTCATCGATATCGCCGTACCACGCGACATCGATCCCGACGTCAACGCCCTGGACAACGTCTACCTCTACGACATCGACGACCTGAAGGAAGTGGTGGAGGAAAACCTGGCTCAGCGCCGCGAGGAAGCCGTCAAGGCCGAGGCCATTATCGAGTCTGAAACTGCACAGTTCGCCCTGTGGCTGGAATCATTGGACCTGAAGCCCACCATCGTGGACCTGCTGGAACAAGGCGAGGACATCGGCCGCCGCGAACTGGCCAAGACACTCAAACGCCTCGGACCGGACCTGCCCCCGGAAACTGAAGAAGCTCTGGAAACCCTGGTCACCTCGCTGGTGCACAAGCTTTACCACGAGCCCATCAATTTCCTGAAACGTCGCACCCAGGAAGAAGGCAAAGCCGGGCGTTTCATCGATTCCACCCGCCGCATGTTCAATCTGGACCATGAGCAGATTCCCACCGATGCCCACGCCAGACGCAAAAATGTTGTCCCTCTGCGACGCGACTGTACGTTGCCTCCGGACGGGGGCGATGCGAGCGACAGCGAAGAAAACAACGGCTAA
- a CDS encoding cytochrome C assembly family protein, protein MEFVNLIEIAVVALYLSGAALYPAGMLGRKPMLMRLAGLTAGGGFILHTLRIALMFASTKHMTFTQGGLYFSLMAWVVLLVFFTISWRKKLEFMALAASPLALLLYLSSIALPDSVVKMPDNLSGLFFTLHIGSLFVSISLLAMAFAAGALFLHIEKKIKTKEKLAGFRKDLPSLNTFDLANKWAVNWGFPLYSVGLLAGFVWGRFTWGKLLTWDPKEIVSLLIWMLYAFLFHQRLAQGWRGGKAAKLAMLVFIFSIASLVGVNFLTQSHHNF, encoded by the coding sequence ATGGAATTTGTTAATCTCATCGAGATTGCCGTAGTCGCACTGTATCTGTCCGGCGCAGCCCTGTATCCTGCGGGAATGCTGGGGCGCAAGCCCATGCTGATGCGCCTGGCCGGGTTGACCGCTGGCGGCGGGTTCATCCTGCACACCCTGCGCATTGCCCTGATGTTTGCCAGCACCAAGCACATGACGTTCACTCAGGGTGGACTGTATTTCAGCCTTATGGCCTGGGTGGTTCTTCTGGTCTTTTTCACCATCTCCTGGCGCAAAAAGCTGGAGTTCATGGCGCTGGCGGCTTCGCCTCTGGCTCTGCTGCTCTACCTTTCTTCCATCGCCCTGCCCGACAGCGTCGTCAAAATGCCCGACAATCTCTCGGGCCTGTTCTTTACGCTGCATATCGGCTCGCTGTTCGTGAGCATTTCGCTGCTGGCCATGGCCTTTGCCGCCGGGGCGCTGTTTCTGCACATCGAAAAAAAGATCAAAACCAAGGAAAAGCTCGCTGGCTTCCGCAAAGATTTACCCAGCCTGAACACCTTTGACCTCGCTAATAAATGGGCTGTGAACTGGGGGTTCCCACTCTACTCCGTGGGACTTCTGGCCGGCTTTGTCTGGGGACGTTTCACCTGGGGCAAACTGCTCACGTGGGACCCCAAGGAAATTGTCTCTCTACTTATCTGGATGCTTTACGCCTTTTTGTTCCACCAACGGCTGGCCCAGGGCTGGCGTGGTGGCAAGGCAGCCAAGTTGGCGATGCTGGTCTTCATTTTCTCCATCGCATCGCTTGTTGGCGTTAATTTCCTGACCCAATCGCACCATAATTTCTAG
- a CDS encoding precorrin-2 dehydrogenase/sirohydrochlorin ferrochelatase family protein, with protein sequence MRHYPAFLAPSNLSCLVIGAGEVGLRKIGTLAACGAHKVLVLDSQAPSARMATLAEAPGIHFEQREFRPSDLEGRNLVFACTSNPKLNAKIGCLARERGILINLADAPEKSSFLVPSTVEQGPLTVAFSTGGASPAMARRIRAEMEEHFGPHYGLFLRLMERIRPMVLGMGRPTPENTALFRSLTASDLLALLASNDRQAVETELANILPGSLSGRIAELLDGIC encoded by the coding sequence ATGCGACATTATCCTGCGTTTCTGGCTCCTTCGAACCTTTCCTGCCTCGTCATTGGGGCAGGCGAAGTCGGCCTGCGTAAAATTGGCACCCTGGCAGCTTGCGGCGCCCACAAAGTGCTGGTGCTGGACTCTCAGGCTCCCTCGGCCCGAATGGCAACCCTGGCCGAAGCTCCCGGCATTCATTTCGAGCAGCGCGAATTCCGCCCGTCGGACCTGGAAGGACGCAATCTGGTGTTCGCCTGCACCTCCAACCCCAAGCTCAATGCCAAAATTGGTTGTCTGGCCCGTGAACGCGGGATTCTGATCAACCTGGCTGACGCCCCGGAAAAAAGCTCTTTCCTCGTGCCCAGCACCGTGGAGCAAGGGCCACTGACCGTTGCTTTTTCCACCGGAGGGGCCAGCCCGGCCATGGCCCGACGCATCCGTGCCGAAATGGAAGAACACTTCGGCCCCCATTACGGCTTGTTTTTACGACTGATGGAGCGTATCAGACCCATGGTACTCGGGATGGGCCGCCCCACCCCGGAGAACACCGCTCTCTTCCGTTCCCTGACCGCCTCGGATCTGCTGGCGCTGCTGGCATCCAATGACCGTCAGGCTGTGGAAACCGAACTTGCGAACATCCTGCCCGGGTCACTCTCCGGGCGCATTGCGGAGTTGTTGGATGGAATTTGTTAA
- a CDS encoding glycosyltransferase family 9 protein, whose protein sequence is MPDTPAKRHLVIQLARFGDLMQTKRLMATLMAEQGVEVHLAVDHSLAELAGLVYPGVVVHPLTAHASGVETAAQAAAANLPVFAELRSLKFKRVYNLNFSGLNVAVAGLFDPTTVVGYRLEHGHERRGVWQDMAMRWTRLRRFAGLNLVDFWGLFAPQAVAPGEVNPIARRGGRGVGVVLAGRETRRSLAPQVLSTLAAAVTQGIRAERVVLLGSKAEQGLAKEMMATMPSAIRSRTVDQVGRTDWSGLIDELTDLDAVLTPDTGTMHLAAHLGVPVHAFFLSSAWCWETGPYGMGHRVWQTAEDCAPCLESTPCPYDVKCAAPFASRDLIRHLSGNPAFEVPEGLMGLVSGFDALGVVYRPVLGEDALASRRLKFRQTIGSWLGLSMGGDPDHELAQELFAEEDWMLDRGTLPENPLEFFERAERNRA, encoded by the coding sequence ATGCCTGACACTCCGGCCAAGCGCCATCTCGTGATCCAACTCGCCCGATTTGGCGACCTGATGCAGACCAAAAGGCTGATGGCTACGCTCATGGCCGAGCAGGGAGTTGAAGTGCATCTGGCTGTAGACCATTCTTTGGCTGAGCTGGCTGGGCTGGTCTATCCCGGGGTGGTAGTGCATCCCCTGACGGCTCATGCTTCGGGAGTGGAGACGGCGGCCCAGGCGGCCGCAGCCAATCTACCTGTGTTTGCCGAATTGCGCAGTCTGAAGTTCAAACGAGTCTACAATCTCAATTTTTCCGGCCTGAATGTCGCCGTTGCCGGCCTTTTCGATCCGACGACCGTCGTGGGCTATCGTCTGGAACACGGGCATGAACGGCGTGGGGTCTGGCAGGATATGGCGATGCGCTGGACGCGGCTTCGGCGTTTTGCCGGGCTGAATCTTGTGGATTTCTGGGGATTGTTTGCCCCACAAGCCGTGGCTCCGGGCGAGGTCAACCCCATTGCCCGCCGGGGTGGACGTGGTGTGGGCGTGGTGCTGGCGGGGCGTGAAACGCGTCGTTCTTTGGCTCCACAGGTGCTGTCCACCCTTGCCGCTGCAGTGACCCAGGGCATTCGTGCCGAGCGGGTCGTTCTGCTGGGTTCCAAAGCCGAACAGGGATTGGCCAAGGAAATGATGGCGACCATGCCGTCGGCCATTCGCTCAAGAACAGTGGATCAGGTGGGACGTACTGACTGGTCCGGGTTGATTGACGAACTGACCGATTTGGACGCCGTGTTAACTCCGGATACTGGAACAATGCACCTTGCCGCACATCTGGGTGTCCCTGTGCATGCCTTTTTCCTGTCTTCGGCCTGGTGTTGGGAAACCGGCCCCTACGGCATGGGGCACCGAGTCTGGCAAACAGCCGAGGACTGTGCCCCTTGTTTGGAATCCACCCCCTGCCCATATGATGTGAAATGCGCGGCCCCCTTTGCATCGCGGGATCTGATCCGGCACCTGTCGGGCAATCCGGCCTTCGAGGTACCAGAGGGATTGATGGGGCTGGTCAGTGGATTTGATGCGCTGGGTGTGGTCTATCGTCCTGTTTTGGGAGAGGATGCCCTCGCCTCACGCCGTTTGAAATTCAGACAGACGATAGGCTCCTGGCTGGGGCTATCCATGGGCGGAGATCCGGATCATGAATTGGCGCAGGAGTTGTTTGCAGAGGAGGATTGGATGCTGGACCGGGGTACGTTGCCAGAGAATCCTTTGGAGTTTTTCGAGCGAGCCGAGAGGAACCGAGCATGA
- a CDS encoding CgeB family protein, with protein MTMISDIPPARPLRVLVVLPLYGGSLPVGHSCVRALKSMGHLVDVFEAPAFHPAFTALKDLSVSSQNLGQLENGFLQVVSQAIYSKVESFEPDLVLSLAQAPLAAQTLRKLRKDGVATAMWFVEDFRIFTYWKGFAPLYDTFAIIQEDPFFEELEKVGQPNAVYLPLAADPDFHMPMELSSVDRRTFGSDVSFMGAGYPNRRQAFRQLIKYDFKIWGTEWDGDPTLERHLQFDGRRISSEECVKIFNASRINLNLHSSVQSDELVSKGDFVNPRTFELAACGAFQLVDERGLLFDMFHSDELATFDSMPDLIEKIDYYLAHPEERAEVAERGRTKVLAEHTYAHRMQTLIDFIASRRPGWPTPRRKAVDAMRDFPPELKEKLTSLLDRLDLPATVSFEDLIAVVRQQNGKLSDIETAVLFLDEWKKQYGGK; from the coding sequence ATGACCATGATTTCTGATATTCCCCCGGCGCGTCCATTGCGTGTCCTTGTTGTGTTACCCCTGTACGGCGGTTCATTGCCCGTAGGGCATTCCTGCGTGCGTGCGCTGAAGTCCATGGGCCATCTCGTGGATGTGTTCGAAGCCCCTGCTTTCCATCCTGCGTTTACGGCTCTGAAGGATTTATCCGTATCCTCCCAGAACTTGGGGCAGTTGGAAAATGGCTTCCTGCAGGTGGTCTCGCAGGCGATTTATTCCAAGGTAGAGAGCTTTGAACCGGACCTGGTGCTCTCTCTTGCTCAGGCCCCTTTGGCCGCGCAGACCCTGCGCAAGCTGCGCAAAGACGGGGTCGCCACAGCCATGTGGTTTGTGGAAGATTTCAGGATATTTACATACTGGAAGGGCTTTGCCCCGCTCTACGACACCTTTGCCATTATTCAGGAAGATCCGTTTTTTGAAGAGTTGGAAAAGGTGGGACAGCCCAACGCTGTGTATCTCCCTTTGGCTGCAGACCCCGACTTCCACATGCCCATGGAACTCTCCAGCGTGGACCGACGAACTTTTGGTTCGGATGTGTCGTTCATGGGGGCAGGATATCCCAACCGTCGCCAGGCCTTCCGGCAACTCATCAAATACGATTTCAAAATTTGGGGTACTGAGTGGGATGGAGATCCGACTCTGGAGCGCCATCTGCAATTTGATGGCAGGCGCATCAGTTCCGAGGAATGTGTAAAAATTTTCAATGCTTCCCGCATCAATCTGAATCTGCACTCCAGTGTGCAGTCGGATGAGTTGGTCAGCAAAGGTGATTTCGTGAATCCGCGGACCTTCGAGCTGGCTGCTTGCGGGGCGTTTCAACTGGTGGATGAACGGGGTTTGCTGTTCGATATGTTCCATTCTGATGAATTGGCGACCTTCGATAGTATGCCTGATTTGATTGAAAAAATTGATTATTATCTGGCTCACCCCGAAGAGCGGGCAGAGGTTGCCGAACGAGGGCGCACCAAGGTTCTGGCCGAGCATACGTACGCCCATCGCATGCAGACCCTGATCGATTTTATTGCTTCCCGTCGTCCTGGCTGGCCCACGCCACGACGCAAGGCCGTGGATGCCATGAGAGACTTCCCTCCGGAGTTGAAGGAGAAGCTGACCTCGCTTTTGGACAGGCTGGATCTGCCAGCTACAGTCTCCTTCGAGGATTTGATTGCCGTGGTCCGTCAGCAGAACGGTAAATTGTCGGACATCGAAACCGCGGTGTTGTTCCTTGATGAATGGAAGAAGCAATACGGTGGTAAATAG